Proteins from a single region of Oncorhynchus nerka isolate Pitt River linkage group LG18, Oner_Uvic_2.0, whole genome shotgun sequence:
- the psip1a gene encoding PC4 and SFRS1 interacting protein 1a isoform X1 — translation MARDYKPGDLIFAKMKGYPHWPARINDYSDGAVKPANMKFPIFFFGTHETAFLGPKDIYPYLPNKEKYAKPNKRKGFNEGLWEVENNPKVELNGEKQMMLSDNVTEKDSDSNPEGDEEGDYEKRKKPKVSGAESEAGQEEDDEEDGGMQVSEQGQPQGQDDPTPNESTDTPKPKRRRKKKSDVEADSEKEDAANSPTSSPQDGEGPTPKRRGRKTKAEKMLLLQQHDPQGSGSDMDTAESERKRKRTPEDKSKRGEEGKRLDGRRKKEDNKGRELEGKKDPDAKRRRQTKEESSSDSENQEKSKGVAGDRKRQQPTLTETGDKDDRQRRKPDEQKEQNKDDGNKVDERKGDKKKEISIESRLQRLHGEIKISLKIDNPDVKKCLVALDELGMLQVTTQHLQKHSELIATLKKIRRFKASQDIMDKSTMLYNKFKSMFLLGEGDQLLSQVLNKSIAEQKQQEEARKGAQKKADRARENNTDNNMNGDSSPDDKKQESDKEKPAEEASTGDNSSAVLVAVPFAGSVVKAQEETN, via the exons ATGGCTCGGGATTACAAACCGGGTGACCTGATCTTTGCGAAGATGAAGGGCTACCCTCACTGGCCTGCCAGG ATTAATGACTACTCTGATGGAGCTGTGAAGCCGGCCAACATGAAGTTTCCCATCTTTTTTTTTGGTACCCATGAAAC TGCATTCCTAGGCCCCAAAGATATATATCCCTACCTGCCCAATAAAGAGAAGTATGCCAAGCCTAACAAGAGAAAGGGCTTCAACGAAGGCCTGTGGGAGGTTGAGAACAACCCAAAGGTGGAGCTGAATGGAGAGAAG CAAATGATGCTGTCGGATAACGTAACGGAGAAGGACTCTGACAGTAACCCGGAAGGAGACGAGGAGGGAGATTATGAGAAGAGGAAGAAACCCAAA GTGTCGGGGGCTGAGAGTGAGGCTGgacaggaggaggatgatgaggaggatggGGGCATGCAGGTCTCTGAACAGGGACAGCCCCAGGGCCAGGAT GACCCCACACCAAATGAATCTACAGACACTCCCAAACCCAAGAGAAGAAGGAAGAAAAAG AGTGATGTAGAGGCCGACTCTGAGAAAGAGGACGCTGCCAACAGTCCCACATCCAGCCCTCAAG ATGGAGAGGGCCCCACTCCTAAGAGGCGAGGCAGGAAGACCAAAGCTGAGAAGATGCTCCTACTCCAGCAGCACGACCCCCAGGGCTCAGGCAGTGACAT GGACACTGCTGAgtcggagagaaagagaaagaggacgCCGGAAGACAAgtccaagagaggagaggaggggaagaggctggaCGGGAGGAGAAAGAAGGAAGACAACAAAGGGAGAGAGTTGGAGGGGAAGAAGGACCCTGATGCTAAACGGAGGAGACAGACCAAAGAGGAGAGCTCCTCTGACTCAGAGAACCAGGAG AAGAGCAAGGGGGTTGCGGGAGACCGCAAGCGGCAGCAGCCCACTCTGACCGAGACAGGGGACAAAGACGATCGTCAACGACGCAAACCAGACGAGCAGAAAGA GCAAAACAAAGATGATGGAAACAAAGTGGATGAAAGGAAAGGAGACAAGAAGAAAG AGATATCGATAGAATCGAGGCTGCAGAGGTTGCATGGAGAAATCAAAATCTCCCTCAAGATTGACAACCCA gatgtgAAGAAGTGTCTGGTGGCGTTGGATGAGCTGGGCATGCTGCAGGTCACCACCCAGCACCTGCAGAAACACTCAGAGCTCATTGCAACACTCAAAAAG ATCCGGAGGTTCAAGGCCAGCCAGGACATCATGGACAAGTCTACCATGCTGTACAACAAGTTTAAGAGCATGTTCCTGCTGGGGGAGGGGGACCAGCTGCTCAGCCAGGTGCTCAACAAGTCCATAGCAGAGCAGAAGCAGCAGGAGGAGGCCAGGAAGGGAGCCCAGAAGAAGGCTGATCGGGCCAGGGAGAACAACACAG ATAACAATATGAATGGCGACTCCAGTCCAGATGATAAGAAGCAGGAGTCGGACAAGGAGAAGCCTGCTGAAGAGGCCTCTACAGGTGATAACAGCAG CGCTGTGCTAGTTGCCGTCCCCTTTGCCGGCAGTGTAGTGAAGGCCCAAGAGGAAACCAACTGA
- the psip1a gene encoding PC4 and SFRS1 interacting protein 1a isoform X3, which produces MARDYKPGDLIFAKMKGYPHWPARINDYSDGAVKPANMKFPIFFFGTHETAFLGPKDIYPYLPNKEKYAKPNKRKGFNEGLWEVENNPKVELNGEKQMMLSDNVTEKDSDSNPEGDEEGDYEKRKKPKDPTPNESTDTPKPKRRRKKKSDVEADSEKEDAANSPTSSPQDGEGPTPKRRGRKTKAEKMLLLQQHDPQGSGSDMDTAESERKRKRTPEDKSKRGEEGKRLDGRRKKEDNKGRELEGKKDPDAKRRRQTKEESSSDSENQEKSKGVAGDRKRQQPTLTETGDKDDRQRRKPDEQKEQNKDDGNKVDERKGDKKKEISIESRLQRLHGEIKISLKIDNPDVKKCLVALDELGMLQVTTQHLQKHSELIATLKKIRRFKASQDIMDKSTMLYNKFKSMFLLGEGDQLLSQVLNKSIAEQKQQEEARKGAQKKADRARENNTDNNMNGDSSPDDKKQESDKEKPAEEASTGDNSSAVLVAVPFAGSVVKAQEETN; this is translated from the exons ATGGCTCGGGATTACAAACCGGGTGACCTGATCTTTGCGAAGATGAAGGGCTACCCTCACTGGCCTGCCAGG ATTAATGACTACTCTGATGGAGCTGTGAAGCCGGCCAACATGAAGTTTCCCATCTTTTTTTTTGGTACCCATGAAAC TGCATTCCTAGGCCCCAAAGATATATATCCCTACCTGCCCAATAAAGAGAAGTATGCCAAGCCTAACAAGAGAAAGGGCTTCAACGAAGGCCTGTGGGAGGTTGAGAACAACCCAAAGGTGGAGCTGAATGGAGAGAAG CAAATGATGCTGTCGGATAACGTAACGGAGAAGGACTCTGACAGTAACCCGGAAGGAGACGAGGAGGGAGATTATGAGAAGAGGAAGAAACCCAAA GACCCCACACCAAATGAATCTACAGACACTCCCAAACCCAAGAGAAGAAGGAAGAAAAAG AGTGATGTAGAGGCCGACTCTGAGAAAGAGGACGCTGCCAACAGTCCCACATCCAGCCCTCAAG ATGGAGAGGGCCCCACTCCTAAGAGGCGAGGCAGGAAGACCAAAGCTGAGAAGATGCTCCTACTCCAGCAGCACGACCCCCAGGGCTCAGGCAGTGACAT GGACACTGCTGAgtcggagagaaagagaaagaggacgCCGGAAGACAAgtccaagagaggagaggaggggaagaggctggaCGGGAGGAGAAAGAAGGAAGACAACAAAGGGAGAGAGTTGGAGGGGAAGAAGGACCCTGATGCTAAACGGAGGAGACAGACCAAAGAGGAGAGCTCCTCTGACTCAGAGAACCAGGAG AAGAGCAAGGGGGTTGCGGGAGACCGCAAGCGGCAGCAGCCCACTCTGACCGAGACAGGGGACAAAGACGATCGTCAACGACGCAAACCAGACGAGCAGAAAGA GCAAAACAAAGATGATGGAAACAAAGTGGATGAAAGGAAAGGAGACAAGAAGAAAG AGATATCGATAGAATCGAGGCTGCAGAGGTTGCATGGAGAAATCAAAATCTCCCTCAAGATTGACAACCCA gatgtgAAGAAGTGTCTGGTGGCGTTGGATGAGCTGGGCATGCTGCAGGTCACCACCCAGCACCTGCAGAAACACTCAGAGCTCATTGCAACACTCAAAAAG ATCCGGAGGTTCAAGGCCAGCCAGGACATCATGGACAAGTCTACCATGCTGTACAACAAGTTTAAGAGCATGTTCCTGCTGGGGGAGGGGGACCAGCTGCTCAGCCAGGTGCTCAACAAGTCCATAGCAGAGCAGAAGCAGCAGGAGGAGGCCAGGAAGGGAGCCCAGAAGAAGGCTGATCGGGCCAGGGAGAACAACACAG ATAACAATATGAATGGCGACTCCAGTCCAGATGATAAGAAGCAGGAGTCGGACAAGGAGAAGCCTGCTGAAGAGGCCTCTACAGGTGATAACAGCAG CGCTGTGCTAGTTGCCGTCCCCTTTGCCGGCAGTGTAGTGAAGGCCCAAGAGGAAACCAACTGA
- the psip1a gene encoding PC4 and SFRS1 interacting protein 1a isoform X2 — protein MARDYKPGDLIFAKMKGYPHWPARINDYSDGAVKPANMKFPIFFFGTHETAFLGPKDIYPYLPNKEKYAKPNKRKGFNEGLWEVENNPKVELNGEKQMMLSDNVTEKDSDSNPEGDEEGDYEKRKKPKVSGAESEAGQEEDDEEDGGMQVSEQGQPQGQDDPTPNESTDTPKPKRRRKKKSDVEADSEKEDAANSPTSSPQDGEGPTPKRRGRKTKAEKMLLLQQHDPQGSGSDMDTAESERKRKRTPEDKSKRGEEGKRLDGRRKKEDNKGRELEGKKDPDAKRRRQTKEESSSDSENQEKSKGVAGDRKRQQPTLTETGDKDDRQRRKPDEQKEQNKDDGNKVDERKGDKKKEISIESRLQRLHGEIKISLKIDNPDVKKCLVALDELGMLQVTTQHLQKHSELIATLKKIRRFKASQDIMDKSTMLYNKFKSMFLLGEGDQLLSQVLNKSIAEQKQQEEARKGAQKKADRARENNTDNNMNGDSSPDDKKQESDKEKPAEEASTGDNSRPLANVLHLTLFTVSLWA, from the exons ATGGCTCGGGATTACAAACCGGGTGACCTGATCTTTGCGAAGATGAAGGGCTACCCTCACTGGCCTGCCAGG ATTAATGACTACTCTGATGGAGCTGTGAAGCCGGCCAACATGAAGTTTCCCATCTTTTTTTTTGGTACCCATGAAAC TGCATTCCTAGGCCCCAAAGATATATATCCCTACCTGCCCAATAAAGAGAAGTATGCCAAGCCTAACAAGAGAAAGGGCTTCAACGAAGGCCTGTGGGAGGTTGAGAACAACCCAAAGGTGGAGCTGAATGGAGAGAAG CAAATGATGCTGTCGGATAACGTAACGGAGAAGGACTCTGACAGTAACCCGGAAGGAGACGAGGAGGGAGATTATGAGAAGAGGAAGAAACCCAAA GTGTCGGGGGCTGAGAGTGAGGCTGgacaggaggaggatgatgaggaggatggGGGCATGCAGGTCTCTGAACAGGGACAGCCCCAGGGCCAGGAT GACCCCACACCAAATGAATCTACAGACACTCCCAAACCCAAGAGAAGAAGGAAGAAAAAG AGTGATGTAGAGGCCGACTCTGAGAAAGAGGACGCTGCCAACAGTCCCACATCCAGCCCTCAAG ATGGAGAGGGCCCCACTCCTAAGAGGCGAGGCAGGAAGACCAAAGCTGAGAAGATGCTCCTACTCCAGCAGCACGACCCCCAGGGCTCAGGCAGTGACAT GGACACTGCTGAgtcggagagaaagagaaagaggacgCCGGAAGACAAgtccaagagaggagaggaggggaagaggctggaCGGGAGGAGAAAGAAGGAAGACAACAAAGGGAGAGAGTTGGAGGGGAAGAAGGACCCTGATGCTAAACGGAGGAGACAGACCAAAGAGGAGAGCTCCTCTGACTCAGAGAACCAGGAG AAGAGCAAGGGGGTTGCGGGAGACCGCAAGCGGCAGCAGCCCACTCTGACCGAGACAGGGGACAAAGACGATCGTCAACGACGCAAACCAGACGAGCAGAAAGA GCAAAACAAAGATGATGGAAACAAAGTGGATGAAAGGAAAGGAGACAAGAAGAAAG AGATATCGATAGAATCGAGGCTGCAGAGGTTGCATGGAGAAATCAAAATCTCCCTCAAGATTGACAACCCA gatgtgAAGAAGTGTCTGGTGGCGTTGGATGAGCTGGGCATGCTGCAGGTCACCACCCAGCACCTGCAGAAACACTCAGAGCTCATTGCAACACTCAAAAAG ATCCGGAGGTTCAAGGCCAGCCAGGACATCATGGACAAGTCTACCATGCTGTACAACAAGTTTAAGAGCATGTTCCTGCTGGGGGAGGGGGACCAGCTGCTCAGCCAGGTGCTCAACAAGTCCATAGCAGAGCAGAAGCAGCAGGAGGAGGCCAGGAAGGGAGCCCAGAAGAAGGCTGATCGGGCCAGGGAGAACAACACAG ATAACAATATGAATGGCGACTCCAGTCCAGATGATAAGAAGCAGGAGTCGGACAAGGAGAAGCCTGCTGAAGAGGCCTCTACAGGTGATAACAGCAG GCCGTTGGCgaatgtcctccatctcactctgTTCACTGTATCTCTTTGGGCCTGA